The window CAAGCTCTCCACCGCCGACAGCCTGATCGTCACGTTGTGCGTCGGCCTGTCGAATTTCGTGTGGCTGCCGGTCGGCGGCGCGCTGTCGGACCGCATCGGCCGCAAGCCGATTCTCGTCGCCGTGACGGTCCTGGCGATCGCGACGTCGTACCCGGCGCTCGCGTGGCTCGCCGGCGCACCGAGCTTCGGCCGCATGCTGGCCGTGCTGTTATGGCTGTCGTTCTTCTTCGGCATGTACAACGGCGCGATGGTCGCCGCACTCACCGAAATCATGCCCGCCAACGTTCGGGTGGCCGGCTTCTCGCTGGCGTTCAGCCTCGCCACCGCGGTGTTCGGCGGCTTCACGCCCGCGGTGTCGACCTATCTGATCGAGCTGACCGGCGACAAGGCGGCGCCCGGCTACTGGCTCAGTTTCGCCGCGTGCTGCGGGCTGTGCGCGACGCTTGCGCTGTATCGCAGCGGAGGCGCCGCCGAACGCGCCGCTTCGCCTGCGTGAGGGTGGTCGGGCGGCGGCGCGCCGGGAATACGGCAGGTCGCCCGCCGCGCCGCATGCGACCACGCCGTGCTACCGCTCGGCCGGCGGCACCAGGATGCTGCGCGGAATCGACAGGATCAGCACGCAGCTGATCAGCAGGCACGCACCGAGCGCATAGGTGCCGTTGTTGATGTTGCCGGTCATTTCCTTTGCGATGCCGGTGATCATCGAGCCCGTGAAGCCGGACAGGTTGCCCACCGAATTGATCAGCGCGATGCCGGCGGCCGCCGCCGTGCCCGACAGGATCTGGCCGGGGAACGTCCAGTAGATCGGCATCAGCGCGAGGATCGCGCAGGTCGCGATGGTCAGGAACACGATCGACAGCGCCACGTTCTGCGCGCACGCGGCGCTCGCGATCAGGCCGACGCCGCCGATCAACGCGGGAATCGCCGCATGCAGCCGGCGCTCGCCGGTCTTGCGCGAGTGCGATGCGTTCCACAGCATCGCGAAAATGGCCGTCAGATACGGAATCGCGGTGAGCAGCCCGATATGCAGCGGGCTGCGCACGCCGGACGCGCGGATGATCGACGGCAGCCAGAACGCCAGCCCGTAGAAGCCGGTGTTGAACGTGAGCAGGATGAAGGTCAGCAGCCACACGCGCGGGCTGCGCAGCGCGACGCCGACACGGTGCGACTTGTGCGCGGCCTCGCGTTCGAGGTTGCGCGCGAGCAGCGCCTTCTCGTCGGCGGACAGCCATTTCGCCGACTGCGGACCGTCGCCGAGGAATGCCAGCACGACGAACGCGACCACGATCGACGGCAGGCCCTCGAGCAGCAGCATCCACTGCCAGCCGCTCATACCCGACAGCCCGTGCGTCTGCTCCATCAGCCAGCCGGACACCACGCTGCCGAGCGTCAGGCTCAGCGGAATCGCGACCAGGAAGCCCGACATCGCGACGCTCTGGCGACGCGCCGGGAACCAGTAGTTCATGTACAGGATGACGCCCGGGAAAAAGCCGGCTTCGCACAGGCCGAGCAGGAAGCGCAGCGCGTAGAACATCGTCGACGTCTGCACGTGGAAGAACTGCGCGAGCGGCACGATGAACGCCATCGACGACGACACGATGCCCCACGTGATCATGATCCGCGCGATCCAGAAGCGCGCACCGTAGCGATGCAGCAGCAGGTTGCTGGGCATCTCGAACAGGAAATAGCCCCAGAAGAAGATGCTGGCGCCGAGCGCATAGACGCCGTCGCTCAGGCTCAGGTCGTCGAGCATCTGCAGCTTCGCGAAGCCCACGTTGACGCGGTCCAGATACGCGACGACGTAGCACAGCAGCAGCAAGGGCAGGATGCGCCGCATCACCCTGCGATAGACGGCGTCTTCGGACAAGTCGGCCGCGGCCGGCGCAGCCGCGGTCTGTGTGATGGTTGGCATCCGTTCGTCTCCTGATTGTGTAGGTCTTCTTCGCATCGGCACGCTCGCCGGGCCGGCGATGTTACCGATAACATCCTGCGGCAAAAAAATCCGCCGACGGGGCGACGGATGCCACCGGCGCTCTGATACCGGTAACGCCCAGCAACGTAGCACGCCGGGACCGGCCAGTTCAAGCGCCGGCCGCCGAGTGGTTTCCCTAGTACGCGCGCGGCGGCAACGGGCGCGCGGGCGCCGCTCGGCACGCGATCCGGCACCGGTATGATGTAGCCTTCACATGCTTCTTCCGCTCGCAATTCCGATGCCCAGTCCCACCGCCGTCCGGCCCGCCGGGCCGCCCCGCATGTCCGACGTAGCGCGCCTGGCCGGCGTATCGAAGATGACCGTGTCGCGCGTGCTCGCCGGCCACAGCGTGGCCGCCGATACGCGTGAACGGGTGTGCCGCGCCATCGACCAGCTCGGCTACGTCGCCGATGCCGCGGCCGGCGCGCTATCGTCGGGCCGTTCGGAATTCGTCGCGGTGCTGGTGCCGTCGCTGTCGAGCTCCAACTTCTCGGACACCGTGCGCGGCCTCACCGATGCGCTCGAACCGCACGGGCTGCAACTGCTGCTCGGCGATACCGACTACGACCTCGAACGCGAAGAACGGCTGGTGCGCTCGATGCTGCGCCACCAGCCGCGCTGCGTCGCGCTGACCGGCGCGCAGCACACCGACGCGACGCGCAAGCTGCTGGCGCGCTCGGCCATTCCGGTGGTCGAGATGTGGGATCTGCCCACGCGCCCGATCGACACCGCGGTCGGGTTCTCGAACGTGCGCGCGGCGCGCGCGATGGTGCGGCATCTGGCCGAGCGTGGCTATCGGCGCATCGGCTTT of the Burkholderia ubonensis genome contains:
- a CDS encoding MFS transporter, whose amino-acid sequence is MPTITQTAAAPAAADLSEDAVYRRVMRRILPLLLLCYVVAYLDRVNVGFAKLQMLDDLSLSDGVYALGASIFFWGYFLFEMPSNLLLHRYGARFWIARIMITWGIVSSSMAFIVPLAQFFHVQTSTMFYALRFLLGLCEAGFFPGVILYMNYWFPARRQSVAMSGFLVAIPLSLTLGSVVSGWLMEQTHGLSGMSGWQWMLLLEGLPSIVVAFVVLAFLGDGPQSAKWLSADEKALLARNLEREAAHKSHRVGVALRSPRVWLLTFILLTFNTGFYGLAFWLPSIIRASGVRSPLHIGLLTAIPYLTAIFAMLWNASHSRKTGERRLHAAIPALIGGVGLIASAACAQNVALSIVFLTIATCAILALMPIYWTFPGQILSGTAAAAGIALINSVGNLSGFTGSMITGIAKEMTGNINNGTYALGACLLISCVLILSIPRSILVPPAER
- a CDS encoding LacI family DNA-binding transcriptional regulator, with the protein product MPSPTAVRPAGPPRMSDVARLAGVSKMTVSRVLAGHSVAADTRERVCRAIDQLGYVADAAAGALSSGRSEFVAVLVPSLSSSNFSDTVRGLTDALEPHGLQLLLGDTDYDLEREERLVRSMLRHQPRCVALTGAQHTDATRKLLARSAIPVVEMWDLPTRPIDTAVGFSNVRAARAMVRHLAERGYRRIGFLGGASELDRRGLDRLKGYQAEIKALALGEPRVVRLGDSPITMSHGGPAMAALLDKWPDTDAVMCVSDMSAFGAIMECHRRGLAVPADIAVAGFGNFEVATCCHPTITTVSVDAYGIGLHTGEALLAALHARDGGEPLESRSIRIDYTIVARESA